A single genomic interval of Apis cerana isolate GH-2021 linkage group LG2, AcerK_1.0, whole genome shotgun sequence harbors:
- the LOC107996842 gene encoding mitochondrial import receptor subunit TOM20 homolog — MTMISKAAVGIAVGIAGIFVGYCFYFDQKRRSDPDFKKKLRERRKAKKQAQNATSKIQDLKDHEVVQRFFLQEVQLGEEMLSCGDIEGAVEHLGNAVAVCGQPAQLLQVLQKTLPPQIFHLLLQRLQPISQKLSTQIAMAEEDVE, encoded by the exons ATGACCATGATTTCAAAGGCTGCAGTGGGTATTGCTGTTGGTATAGCTGGAATATTTGTTGGATATTGcttttattttgatcaaaagcGTCGTAGTGATCctgatttcaaaaagaaattgcgTGAAC GTAGAAAAGCAAAGAAACAAGCACAGAATGCTACTTCAAAGATTCAAGATTTAAAAGATCATGAAGTTGTACAAAGATTTTTCCTACAAGag GTACAATTAGGAGAAGAAATGCTTTCATGTGGTGATATAGAAGGAGCAGTTGAACATTTAGGAAATGCGGTTGCAGTATGTGGACAGCCAGCACAATTGTTACAAGTTCTTCAGAAAACACTGCCACCACAAATTTTTCACCTTTTATTACAACGATTACAACCTATTAGTCaa AAATTATCAACACAAATTGCAATGGCTGAGGAAGATGTTGAGTAA
- the LOC107996687 gene encoding porphobilinogen deaminase, translating into MTSTDTRDVIRVGSRKSELALKQTKYVIECLKEYHPTKEFQIITMSTKGDKILDKSLPKIGEKSLFTEELELALESGRVDFVVHSLKDLPTSLPEGMALGAILKREDPRDAVVMSKKYKNKTLSTLPEGSVIGTSSLRRSAQLARNMPHLKVENIRGNLNTRLRKLDDENGPFAAIILAAAGLKRMNWENRISQLLEPEEALYAVGQGALGVECRETDWKILSLLEPLYDVETTLRCVCERSFLKTLGGGCSAPVAVSSTLKNKILTVTGAVWSLDGQKFIKDTSKSKLYIPDDDGEPPKKCPYREPQLYCSVAPGKVSNLSLLGAEQLGKDLGKNLIEKNALDVMAEARNEILNSK; encoded by the exons ATGACGAGTACGGATACACGTGACGTAATCCGAGTTGGATCTCGAAAAAGTGag ttggCTTTGAAGCaaacaaaatatgtaatagaatgtttaaaagaatatcatccaacaaaagaatttcaaataa ttacaATGTCTACCAaaggagataaaattttagataaatcttTACCcaaaattggagaaaaatcTCTATTTACAGAAGAATTAGAACTTGCCCTTGAAAGTGGTCGTGTTGATTTTGTGGTACATTCATTAAAAGATTTACCTACATCGTTACCAGAAGGAATGGCTTTAGGTGCAATATTAaa gcGTGAAGATCCACGTGATGCAGTTGTTATGtctaaaaagtataaaaataagacaTTATCTACCTTACCAGAAGGTAGTGTTATTGGTACTAGTTCATTACGTAGATCAGCTCAATTAGCTAGAAATATGCCACATTTAAAAGTGGAAAATATTCGGGGTAACTTAAATACTAGATTAAGAAAGTTAGATGATGAAAATGGACCTTTTGCAGCAATTATTTTAGCTGCTGCTGgtttaaaaagaatgaattgggaaaatagaataagtcaa CTATTAGAACCAGAAGAAGCATTGTATGCTGTTGGACAAGGTGCATTAGGAGTAGAATGTCGAGAAACagattggaaaatattgtCTCTTTTAGAACCATTATATGATGTAGAAACAACTTTAAGATGTGTATGTGAACGCTCATTTCTGAAAACATTAGGTGGAGGATGTTCAGCACCAGTTGCTGTTTCTTCAAccttaaaaaacaaaattcttaCTGTTACTGGTGCTGTATGGTCTTTAGAtggacaaaaatttatcaaagataCTTCTAAAAGTAAATTGTATATACCTGATGATGATGGAGAACCTCCAAA GAAATGTCCGTATCGAGAACCGCAACTTTACTGTAGTGTCGCACCTGGTAAAGTAAGCAATTTAAGTCTTTTGGGTGCTGAACAACTCGGGAAAGATCTTGgaaaaaatcttatagaaaAGAATGCTTTAGATGTTATGGCAGAagcaagaaatgaaattttaaactccAAATAG